One window from the genome of Canis aureus isolate CA01 chromosome 18, VMU_Caureus_v.1.0, whole genome shotgun sequence encodes:
- the LOC144288422 gene encoding olfactory receptor 11L1-like — MKPPNVSSVTEFQLLGFQNLLEWQTLLFPIFLFIYFLTVTGNVVIIAVVSEDQQLHSPMYVFLKHLSFLEIWYTSTIVPLLLANLLCHGQAISFPACIMQLYFFVFFGATECFLLAMMAYDRYLAICNPLYYSFLMSPEICTKLVAISWLTGVGTGFLPSLMISKLDFCGPNEINHFFCDLPPLMQLSCSSVFITRMVIFILSIAVLCICFFLTLISYVFIVSTILRIPSASGQMKTFSTCGSHLAVVTIYYGTMISMYVRPNDHLSPEISKIISVFYTVVTPLLNPVIYSLRNQEFKDAVRRVIRKKCGIYGVRLKGSFCVR; from the coding sequence ATGAAGCCCCCAAATGTGTCCAGTGTCACTGAGTTTCAGCTCCTGGGGTTCCAGAACCTTCTTGAATGGCAGACGCTGCTCTTTCCCATTTTCTTGTTCATCTACTTTCTCACAGTCACAGGGAATGTTGTCATTATTGCAGTGGTGAGCGAGGACCAGCAACTACACTCACCCATGTACGTATTTCTCAAACATCTCTCCTTTCTGGAGATCTGGTATACATCCACCATTGTGCCCCTTCTCCTAGCCAACCTACTCTGCCATGGCCAAGCCATCTCCTTCCCTGCGTGTATAATGCAGCTTTACTTCTTTGTGTTCTTTGGGGCTACCGAATGCTTTCTTCTGGCTATGATGGCCTATGACCGATATCTGGCCATCTGCAACCCACTCTACTACTCTTTCCTGATGAGTCCTGAAATCTGCACCAAGTTGGTGGCAATCTCCTGGTTGACAGGTGTTGGAACAGGATTTCTGCCCTCGCTAATGATTTCCAAGTTGGATTTCTGTGGTCCTAACGAGATCAATCATTTCTTCTGTGACCTCCCACCCCTCATGCAGCTCTCATGTTCCAGTGTGTTTATCACCAGGATGGTCATCTTTATCCTGTCAATTGCAGTGCTgtgcatttgcttttttcttactCTCATATCCTATGTTTTCATTGTATCTACCATATTGAGAATTCCTTCAGCCTCTGGCCAGATGAAGACCTTTTCCACATGTGGCTCCCATTTGGCTGTTGTCACTATCTACTATGGGACCATGATCTCCATGTATGTTCGCCCCAATGACCACTTATCACCTGAAATTAGTAAGATCATTTCTGTCTTCTACACTGTGGTCACCCCATTGCTGAACCCTGTCATCTACAGCTTGAGGAACCAAGAATTCAAAGACGCTGTTAGAAGAGTCATAAGAAAAAAGTGTGGTATCTATGGAGTAAGATTGAAGGGGAGTTTCTGTGTTAGGtaa